Proteins co-encoded in one Malaclemys terrapin pileata isolate rMalTer1 unplaced genomic scaffold, rMalTer1.hap1 scaffold_58, whole genome shotgun sequence genomic window:
- the AIF1 gene encoding allograft inflammatory factor 1, whose amino-acid sequence MSSQKNPQGGKAFGALKAQQEEGLDSLNKEFLDDPKYSTDEDLPEKLEAFKKKYMEFDLNGEGDIDIMALKRMLEKLGAAKTHLELKKMITEVTGGQSETISYRDFVRMMLGKRSAIFKLILMYEDKAKEKEEKPAGPPAKRAITDLP is encoded by the exons ATGAGCTCCCAGAAGAATCCACAAG GGGGCAAGGCCTTCGGGGCGCTGAAGGcccagcaggaggaggggctggactcTCTCAATAAG GAATTCCTGGATGACCCCAAATACAGCACAGACGAAGACCTGCCGGAGAAGCTGGAGGCCTTCAAGA AGAAATACATGGAGTTCGACCTCAACGGGGAGGGGGACATCG acATCATGGCTCTGAAGCGGATGCTGGAGAAGCTGGGAGCGGCCAAGACCCACCTGGAGCTGAAGAAAATGATCACGGAGGTGACGGGCGGCCAGAGCGAGACCATCAGCTACCGGGACTTCGTCCGCATGATGCTGGGCAAGCGCTCGGCCATCTTCAAACT GATCCTGATGTATGAAGACAAAGccaaggagaaggaggagaagccGGCCGGCCCCCCCGCCAAGAGGGCCATCACTGACCTCCCCTAG